Genomic segment of Paenibacillus sp. FSL R5-0623:
TTCCAGTGAACGTTTATATTTCGCCTTGGCACGCACTTTGTCCGATAACCGCTCAACCGTCTCAATATTGTGATTCAGGATGTCCGGTTTGGCATCCATTACAATCTGCAAAGATTCCCGATCGCCCAGAAAGTCTGGAATGAGTACTTCAACGCTGCACAATGGCAACCGCCGCCGTACGGCCTTTACCGTCTCTGCAAAGATCGTAGCTCCCCCATCCTTCAGGTCATCACGGGCTACACTTGTAATTACGCAGTGTTGCAGATTCATCTGCTCTGCTGCTTCCGCCACACGTTCTGGTTCCTGCAAATCAAGCTCCGTTGGCAAGCCTGTATTCACCGCGCAAAAACGGCATGCCCTTGTGCAAATATCGCCCAAAATCATAAAAGTGGCCGTTCGATTGGCCCAGCATTCATAAATATTCGGACACCGCGCTTCCTCACATACCGTATGCAGCGTTTTGGAACGCATCATCGTTTTCATTTCCTGATAGTTATCGCCGGTTGTCAATTTGATCCGAATCCAATCCGGCTTCGGTTCTTTAACACGTTTTGCCAATGCATAAACCTTCTTTCTAACTGAAGTTAGGCTGTTGCTCGGAACATATTATACCATGAAAGCGCTGGAAAAACCCCCATTTGTCACATCTTGTGCATTCATGCCCGATATGGACAATTTGTATCATTCGATTCCCCCCAAGAGCTTACATGGATAAAATGAGAACTTTTGAAGAACGCTAACCTTTAGCTTGGTTCATCGGGTACCTTGTATCATTCTAATGGAAAGGGGCTGCTTCCCAGTGCAACAACGCTTGACCTTCAGGCACACATACCGCTTTTGGATCAAAACATTACTTGCAGGTACTCTGCTTCTCCCATTCTTGCCTGTTGAAGTTTACAGTGAACCCGCCGAGGCCGCTCCCAAACCACAGGCTGCCGAGTTAAAACCCGCAGAAATTTTCGCTGCACGTCGCCATTTATATGAAACCATTGGTCAGATGACCCAGATTCCCTGGTACAGGCTTGCCGCAATTGATCAGTATGAACGAACGATTACTCGTGCACACCCAAAGGATCGCAAGCATCCAGAACGGCTTACGGGTATCTTCATGACCCCTCCGGCCTGGAGAGGATGGCTAAATCCCGATGAGACGGATCAACATCCGGAATCCATTCTTTTTTTCAAAGGATATGGACGTGATGGTTCAGGAGACGGTAAAGCAGATGCCAACAATGATCAGGATGTGCTGTACAGCATGGCTTCTGTTATTCAAGGTTACGGGAACAAGCAAGAAGACTTCAACATTGCCTTGTGGGAATATTATCACAACTCCCGTGCTGTGCAACGGATACAGCAATTCGCGAAGTTATATGAGCATTTTGACAATCTGGATCTATTTGGACATGCCTTTCCGGTCCCGCTCGGAACCAACTACTCCTATCGCAGTACCTGGGGGACAAAAAGAAGCTGGGGCGGTTATCGCATTCATGAGGGAACAGATATTTTCGCTCCGCATGGCCTGCCTGTGCGCAGTACCTGTTACGGGGTCGTGGAAATCAAAGGCTGGAACCCGTTTGGCGGCTGGCGCATCGGTATCCGGGATTTGAACAACCATTATCATTACTACGCCCACCTCTCGGGTTTTGACAAGAGCGCACGCATTGGTGAAGTGGTTATCCCCGGTCAGGTTGTAGGTTGGGTGGGCAGTTCGGGTTACGGGAAACCTGGGACACAGGGCAAATTCCCTCCACATCTGCACTATGGGATCTACCGGGACAGCGGACTGCACGAATGGTCGTTTGATCCTTATCCACAGCTGAAACATTGGGAACAGGATGAACGCAAACAAAAGAACAAGAAAAGCAAATGAGACGAGTATATGCATGATCAGCAAAGCGAAAAAGGGACCTCTTTAATAGAGGCCCCTTTCTTTGCTTTACAATTCTAATTTGTGTGTATCATGGGTGCGCGTCCTTATTGAGCTGCAATCCCCCATTCACATCAGGCAGATCATCCGGCTCAATTTCTTCAAGTTCATTCCCTTGCAAATGGTCTGACGGCGTCTGTTGCTGGTTCTGGCTAGGGGGATTCGTAGTTACTCCATTACCGCTTGATACACCTGTATGACCTGATGGCAGCGCAATCGCTGGGGCATTACTGCCGTTACTGCCCACTGGCTTGCCCTGATTATCGTAATAATACATTGGCACATCCCCGACAACCAAAAGGTAGGAAATCGGGATCTCCGTATCGACCGTTTCCGGCTCCATGTCGAATGGCACCACGACCGCGACCTCAGCAATGATGTGAATGTACACTTCCACCAAAATCATGTTAATACCCGCATTCTGTTGACGGGTGTTCAGATCCACTTTGACAGCGCCTTGGGGCTCAATACGAACCGGTATACTCGGGCCAAATGAAGCCAACACCGGACTGCCGAGCGCCTGCCCCAGCGGGATTTTTTCTTTTAACATGTGTACATTCTGCAGCGTGGATTGCACAATATTCATCGTACTTGCGGTGATTCGCATATGCTCATTGTAGTTCAGCATGAAACCGGACACTTTCCCGGCGGTATCCGTCTTCCAGTCAATCAATCCTTCGTTGGTTTTGCCATCGGCAACCTGTGCTGTAATCGCCTTGTTGATCGCTTCAGTCGCAATCTGCTTCACTCTGATCTTGGCTAAGTGCATGATGGGGGGCTTCATCTTTTTATCCACATAAGCAAAGCCCTGCATCAAACAAAACGCGGTAACCAATAGAATGATCAACCACATTTTGCGTTTGTAGCTTGGCGGCTTACGGCGTCTCCGGCTTCGCCATTTTCTTCTCATCATCGAAGTGTCCCTCCCCTACGGGATGAGCT
This window contains:
- a CDS encoding M23 family metallopeptidase, whose amino-acid sequence is MQQRLTFRHTYRFWIKTLLAGTLLLPFLPVEVYSEPAEAAPKPQAAELKPAEIFAARRHLYETIGQMTQIPWYRLAAIDQYERTITRAHPKDRKHPERLTGIFMTPPAWRGWLNPDETDQHPESILFFKGYGRDGSGDGKADANNDQDVLYSMASVIQGYGNKQEDFNIALWEYYHNSRAVQRIQQFAKLYEHFDNLDLFGHAFPVPLGTNYSYRSTWGTKRSWGGYRIHEGTDIFAPHGLPVRSTCYGVVEIKGWNPFGGWRIGIRDLNNHYHYYAHLSGFDKSARIGEVVIPGQVVGWVGSSGYGKPGTQGKFPPHLHYGIYRDSGLHEWSFDPYPQLKHWEQDERKQKNKKSK
- the yunB gene encoding sporulation protein YunB, whose protein sequence is MMRRKWRSRRRRKPPSYKRKMWLIILLVTAFCLMQGFAYVDKKMKPPIMHLAKIRVKQIATEAINKAITAQVADGKTNEGLIDWKTDTAGKVSGFMLNYNEHMRITASTMNIVQSTLQNVHMLKEKIPLGQALGSPVLASFGPSIPVRIEPQGAVKVDLNTRQQNAGINMILVEVYIHIIAEVAVVVPFDMEPETVDTEIPISYLLVVGDVPMYYYDNQGKPVGSNGSNAPAIALPSGHTGVSSGNGVTTNPPSQNQQQTPSDHLQGNELEEIEPDDLPDVNGGLQLNKDAHP
- the lipA gene encoding lipoyl synthase; amino-acid sequence: MAKRVKEPKPDWIRIKLTTGDNYQEMKTMMRSKTLHTVCEEARCPNIYECWANRTATFMILGDICTRACRFCAVNTGLPTELDLQEPERVAEAAEQMNLQHCVITSVARDDLKDGGATIFAETVKAVRRRLPLCSVEVLIPDFLGDRESLQIVMDAKPDILNHNIETVERLSDKVRAKAKYKRSLELLARAKEMQPNIPTKSSIMLGVGEEYNEILSTMDDLRAVNCDIMTIGQYLQPSEKHLYVEKYYPPEEFAALKQEGLKRGFSHVESGPMVRSSYHAHEQVKSATKHAEQAATHA